A genomic stretch from Plasmodium cynomolgi strain B DNA, chromosome 8, whole genome shotgun sequence includes:
- a CDS encoding hypothetical protein (putative), which yields MTYDGFLNDNNYCKSRSMSMNFSDHSDDCGGSSAPLGGKANDNAGTPVNGEDSVDSGKGDQIDEQRDNQEGDAKVDVDGEANKNGEANEHVGVNENGMVPRDGDNGKDGKPNDDKGGGDRGGSDSKEKETKEASDREEEKADEYNCATNDGGEIDGRGDNPQANEEGEKNGDEEEGIDDGVDAEKANPVEEVIPMEEDPPMEEAPPVEEAPPVEEAPQVEEAPQVEEVIPMEEAPPVADLLSEISKLKEDIKNMKKEKIHLLAKFKAYTLNNKREIERLEGECKGRGDEVRMLEEECRGRDSQIEQLKGEIEQHKDQCAQLKGEIEQLKDERVQLKDELAQLKDELAQLTDQLALLQEEKAKMESEANTHAEEVKRLQRENDILKRMEGEKRMEEERARMEEERARMEGEKCRVEEEKSRMEEEKSRMEEEKTRLEEEKTRVEEEFLAYKKKVTSLINETNENWKNIEEKNEAIQRLNNSLLKYQQDIESYKNEVSTMREKYKVLEGQVCREKSMREQQNAVVADLKKQMQKEKADIKRKLKEQFDEECQQKVNEVKAIYSEKEALLQNKIQLLLHQVDRMVFSSEEKSKAQRAQQSGQSETSEHLGQSGTSEQLGQSGTSEHPAQSTAPGQPLPPRGDAAGDLSGSTTAEKWRSGGVQEKTDSQEPTRSEIDSEGNIDSAVLTKSNRREGFPHFDSANHCEKDKNDEGTKIPIYPNEYKKIRKKLDKYELVISEEKKDKKNLLEHINVLTSQIKIYESISGNYEHALYQKNILQNFIAQIPSHIKIDDYVSVIYNTFNFSAQEIELINAKRAKR from the coding sequence ATGACATACGATGGGTTTTTAAATGACAATAACTACTGCAAGTCTAGGAGTATGTCAATGAATTTTAGTGATCACTCGGATGACTGCGGTGGGAGTTCTGCTCCTCTTGGGGGGAAAGCAAACGACAATGCGGGTACCCCTGTGAATGGAGAGGATAGCGTGGATAGCGGGAAAGGGGACCAAATCGATGAACAGCGTGACAATCAGGAGGGTGACGCGAAGGTGGATGTAGATGGGGAGGCGAATAAAAACGGAGAAGCGAATGAACATGTTGGAGTTAATGAAAACGGAATGGTCCCCCGCGATGGAGACAACGGGAAGGACGGCAAGCCAAATGACGACAAGGGCGGGGGAGACAGAGGGGGCAGTGACAGTAAAGAGAAAGAGACCAAAGAAGCTAGTGACagagaggaggaaaaagctGATGAGTACAACTGCGCAACGAACGACGGTGGTGAGATAGATGGCCGCGGTGATAACCCTCAGGCaaacgaagaaggagaaaaaaatggcgatgaggaggaagggaTAGATGATGGCGTCGATGCGGAGAAGGCCAACCCAGTGGAGGAAGTCATCCCAATGGAGGAAGACCCCCCAATGGAGGAAGCCCCCCCAGTGGAGGAAGCCCCCCCAGTGGAGGAAGCCCCTCAAGTGGAGGAAGCCCCCCAAGTGGAGGAAGTCATCCCAATGGAGGAAGCCCCCCCCGTGGCGGACCTCCTGAGTGAGATATCGAAACTGAaggaggacataaaaaatatgaagaaggagaaaatacaCCTACTGGCCAAATTTAAGGCGTACACATTGAATAACAAAAGGGAGATTGAACGCTTGGAGGGGGAGTGCAAAGGTAGGGGGGACGAAGTTAGAATGCTGGAGGAGGAGTGCAGAGGGAGGGACAGTCAAATTGAGCAGCTAAAGGGTGAAATTGAGCAGCATAAGGACCAATGTGCGCAGCTTAAGGGTGAAATTGAGCAGCTAAAGGATGAACGTGTGCAGCTAAAGGATGAACTTGCGCAGCTAAAGGATGAACTTGCGCAGCTTACGGACCAACTTGCGCTGCTGCAGGAAGAGAAGGCAAAGATGGAGAGCGAGGCGAACACCCACGCGGAGGAGGTGAAAAGGTTGCAGAGGGAAAACGATATCTTGAAGCGaatggagggggagaagcgaatGGAAGAGGAGAGGGCCCGAATGGAAGAGGAGAGGGCCCGaatggagggggagaagtgccgcgtggaggaggagaagtcccgaatggaggaggagaagtcccgaatggaggaggagaaaacccgcttggaggaggagaaaaccCGCGTGGAGGAGGAGTTCCTCGCgtataagaaaaaagtaacCAGCCTGATTAACGAGACAAACGAGAACTGGAAAaatatagaagaaaaaaatgaagcaattCAAAGACTGAATAACTCCCTTTTGAAATATCAGCAGGATATTGAgtcatacaaaaatgaagtgtCTACGATGAGGGAAAAATACAAGGTGCTGGAGGGGCAGGTTTGTAGAGAAAAAAGTATGAGGGAGCAACAGAACGCTGTTGTAGCTGACTTGAAGAAGCAgatgcagaaggagaaggcggATATAAAGAGGAAGTTAAAGGAACAGTTTGATGAGGAATGTCAGCAGAAGGTTAACGAGGTGAAGGCTATTTACAGTGAGAAGGAGGCATTGCTGCAGAACAAGATCCAGCTGCTCCTCCACCAGGTGGATCGGATGGTGTTCTCCAGCGAGGAGAAGTCGAAGGCGCAGCGGGCGCAGCAGTCAGGGCAGTCCGAGACGTCTGAGCATCTAGGGCAGTCCGGGACGTCTGAGCAGCTAGGGCAGTCCGGGACGTCTGAGCATCCAGCGCAGTCGACGGCGCCAGGCCAACCGCTACCCCCCCGGGGGGATGCTGCGGGCGACCTTAGTGGCTCCACCACTGCGGAGAAATGGCGAAGCGGAGGGGTCCAGGAGAAGACGGACTCCCAAGAACCGACTCGCTCAGAGATTGACAGCGAGGGTAACATCGACTCTGCTGTCCTCACAAAAAGCAACAGAAGGGAAGGCTTCCCTCACTTCGACTCCGCCAACCACTGcgagaaggacaaaaacGATGAAGGCACCAAAATACCTATATATCCAAACgagtacaaaaaaatcagGAAAAAACTCGATAAATACGAACTCGTCATTAgcgaagaaaagaaggacaaaaaaaacctaTTAGAACACATCAACGTGTTGACTAGCCAAATAAAGATCTATGAATCCATTAGTGGGAACTACGAACACGCCTTGTATCAGAAGAACATcttgcaaaattttatcgCGCAGATCCCTTCTCATATCAAAATTGACGACTACGTTTCGGTCATTTACAACACCTTTAACTTCTCGGCTCAGGAGATCGAGTTAATAAATGCCAAGCGTGCTAAGCGGTGA
- a CDS encoding hypothetical protein (putative), which produces MDYIHTNEILKKIKKNVKKKKKINICEWIILLSYVFYKKSRYLDFNKIYLYNTMKRLSPFLLKLNRRCNDMEIITLFFYLSKIFILNDNFIFRVNIFLFNWFILYVYKMKLKSVHFIEDINLLINFFCGFLINKKFLNYSLLFLINVVLQNARGKCFYFGRNFNYVCSLYVSLFSKIICLAARYRGALRRQRRGGLLTMRGGNNITGGQSEREASKREFPKCETFKVEPRTDGMADLRDPTNEYTLSGGILQNGEQAEVTKGDAEPEVGKITSLKATAPKLTTEIPAALKLTASKRQDLILLYVLYASRNNSSIYVNLLKHILEDILKFKLTYNFHRVKIKSRTFYKKIIRCLKNVKKVVNRSRRKGRRGRKGSARGEDDRSGKWDDHANVNYSFVYLLIGLFMEYTSFSFTRPIVSFFKNEKLANLHRELISHLRDYTDVTFKYMKFFALDMMKVYGNIWLRNVFTTVNLKKMDGAAGEVGGAAGEVGGAAGEVGGATGEVGGATDLVGDPNGWRRRRTVKRSSVNTEVTAKGGLSTTTITATTTTVITLHAGCNSCREDGDLDQKDTPQETQKDDLKRINGVMDTYRMDTPKGELQNRCVCVQNEEDPCRKANDESVPLESCTKGEENPKRGEKWEEHCEVVSFKGEAKKQGEGADGGLPESTVRKTAKLKYPAKMKSPAKLKYSAKRESPNGLQKNAKGNHYANENFVDATLFMLCKCLKVFKGSATLSTLFDILFLSFMHRIDGERLKRFLVEMYTTDKELSGLVTKIIFRSNLREECFRNVCFLNYFLGRRESLDVLHLDLGSLLVGLQIGLADVCAFYLRGFMRRVISEKESTKRRVPVRGKESRCLEWRAPSGEKQHGYRCDYCERGAFSDGAPAAGKKTKTRTWGSLNVEGEEAISKGEEAISKGEEVISKGEEVISKWEDVKWSGNAEEVMQKYHLITVEDGTSMPPFKGMKKCSSSICVKANQKERAVMATKLESVKIRENNSIGDNDPLFSERTAQHILCVLYEQRRMRDVPLGSVFARIDGSIFGECAFDGSTVDGSVVDGNAFDGNTFDGNAFDGNAFDGRVGGGRTKERLRDERTPRCATKERIRERYANILSGVLKWNKKNIAYNKRKEEGKQKASLKRRRNKYTNIIIDVYPLIFLSLAKLLKGTICINDDVKDKCFDVKNEELPVQLQISVELNKNEEALKIHQTEMKSFERSKWQYSFVRRCPCGGIPSREAARFEAPPGDAPPHARSVRATDPRPPQHPLGRTTCSLNLAIKLLYREIKTDFFILSEYYDEKVHLYRTLLILLVLKYLSSGLNLSSFRRRFVLFFTQRLFRLLCFRVMCLFLSDVHLSKLTSEVLVVDDNFLVKSYQAKRQKRRCQRQGRHVEGCQRQRCHVEGCQRQGCHVEGCQRQRCHVEGAQLSPRRSRLFKKKSYNRYKRYAENFLFNVEFVRDGEVGGEEVSGAKVGGSKVGSMEIDGAAVGGAKAGGSRRRTVYKPFVPFGSLVMTKREILKLKLQRREDIKKDNLYINKHILKGKSKSKSKGGPEMGNQVPSEEKNSVQLSIGSIILLMNTLRNNSNYSSNINFYLSLLIDKFLEKKKYIHVDDQYLVHSYLVNLQNPLQTNFKKELFCMSEKNSWIKRKIELINSGYKFITSSSRFPIFEFIFYESLKVYLTFLHKNALGALVCKMSRFNSMYAGMNKNLRFGMKINHLLCCKLNTLLIEEHLNMRLNKYRSSVTSILSACKFLFISMLDESEHCDLAVPLSAGRPRHGQTQRVEEAGQLRDKEQMSEAGQMSEAGQMSVTGQMSATEQLDKTGQMRRVCFSAGGDDPMLGRHMLIGGEQAERQGLEGGDAYHMRVGQSNPRGGGSHGEGPNVANVRSVTNVRSEPCVAPRKYNLNEKRSGRLVVGNCTRDCVNTAVGTLQRGEVGRSAEDNSRGWTQGEELITPHWCNSYRASHVTIERCTKYRIEHYYKDEGANVPIKKKGAIYMKPNDVNKLINSFQLMNRTILDCTDFIYELYFAGDRDSFPQEEKEKRNRHIYTWFESCLNVLTFEKWVVHQLYNKFDNVSCIYMLKEKKILASHVVRIDSQILRDIARMQNYFEDRFDEVKKACYCRADRAGKHEESEPICTENGASKLDALRGQEPNGADVAGQLCGNAEELAKPDELAKPGEVAKPEELIEDYDELNSFIDFGEDRSSGMLLQGMNARALQGQVGEDVQRLNEYKVDEGWLTYIRSLI; this is translated from the exons ATGGACTATATCCACACAAACGAAATcctgaagaaaataaaaaaaaatgtaaaaaaaaaaaaaaaaataaatatatgtgaaTGGATTATTCTGTTATCATAcgtattttacaaaaaatctCGTTACCTAGAtttcaataaaatttatttgtataataCCATGAAAAGATTATCTCCATTTCTTTTGAAATTAAACAGAAGATGTAACGACATGGAAATAATAACTCTCTTCTTTTACTTGAGCAAGATCTTCATCCTAAACgataactttatttttagagtgaatatttttttgtttaattggTTCATTCTTTAtgtttataaaatgaaattaaaaagtgtcCATTTTATTGAGGacataaatttgttaataaattttttttgtggatttttgataaataaaaaatttctgaatTATTCTCTTTTATTTCTCATCAACGTAGTTTTGCAGAATGCTCgagggaaatgtttttattttgggaGGAACTTCAACTATGTGTGTTCTTTGTATGTCTCTTTGTTTTCCAAAATTATTTGCTTGGCTGCTCGGTATAGGGGTGCACTGAGAAGACAGCGGCGGGGAGGTCTTCTCACCATGCGGGGGGGGAACAACATCACGGGTGGTCAGAGTGAGAGGGAGGCAAGTAAGCGAGAGtttccaaaatgtgaaacGTTTAAAGTCGAGCCACGCACAGATGGGATGGCCGACCTGAGAGACCCAACGAATGAGTACACCCTCAGCGGAGGGATCCTCCAAAATGGCGAACAAGCCGAGGTGACAAAAGGGGACGCGGAGCCAGAGGTAGGAAAGATAACCTCGCTAAAGGCAACCGCTCCGAAGTTAACCACAGAAATACCCGCCGCGCTGAAGCTAACCGCCTCCAAACGGCAGGACCTCATCCTCCTGTACGTCCTCTACGCTTCAAGAAACAACTCCTCCATTTACGTGAACCTCCTGAAGCATATTTTGGAAGACATTCTGAAATTCAAACTGACTTACAATTTCCAcagagtaaaaataaagagcaGGACGTTTTACAAGAAAATTATTCGCTGCTTGAAGAATGTGAAAAAGGTTGTGAACAGGTCACGcaggaaggggaggagggggaggaaaggCAGTGCACGGGGGGAAGACGACCGCTCTGGGAAGTGGGACGACCACGCGAACGTTAATTACTCTTTTGTGTACCTCCTCATCGGTTTGTTCATGGAGTACACgtccttctccttcactCGGCCCATTGTgagcttcttcaaaaatgagaagctaGCCAATCTGCACAGAGAGCTCATCTCCCACCTGAGAGACTACACAGACGTCACTTTCAAGtacatgaaattttttgccTTGGACATGATGAAGGTTTATGGCAACATTTGGCTCCGAAATGTGTTTACGACTgtcaatttgaagaaaatggaCGGTGCGGCTGGCGAGGTGGGGGGTGCGGCTGGCGAGGTGGGGGGTGCGGCTGGCGAGGTGGGAGGTGCGACTGGCGAGGTGGGAGGTGCGACCGACTTGGTGGGAGACCCAAATGGGTGGAGGCGCCGACGCACTGTTAAAAGGAGCTCAGTAAATACCGAAGTGACAGCGAAAGGTGGCCTGTCCACCACCACCATAACGGCCACGACGACCACAGTGATTACCCTCCACGCGGGGTGTAACTCCTGTAGGGAGGATGGAGACTTAGACCAAAAGGACACACCGCAAGAAACTCAAAAGGATGATTTAAAGCGAATAAATGGTGTGATGGACACCTACCGAATGGATACCCCTAAGGGGGAATTGCAAAATAGATGCGTGTGTGTCCAGAATGAGGAGGACCCCTGCCGCAAAGCAAATGATGAGTCGGTACCGTTGGAGAGCTGCacgaaaggggaggaaaaccCAAAGCGGGGGGAGAAATGGGAGGAGCATTGCGAGGTGGTCTCTTTCAAAGGCGAAGCGAAAAAACAGGGCGAAGGCGCCGATGGGGGGTTACCCGAGTCAACAGTACGAAAAACAGCCAAACTGAAATATCCTGCCAAAATGAAATCCCCTGCCAAACTGAAATATTCTGCCAAAAGGGAATCGCCAAATGGATTGCAAAAGAACGCTAAAGGAAACCACTACGCGAATGAAAATTTCGTGGATGCCACTCTCTTCATGTTGTGTAAATGCCTGAAGGTATTCAAGGGAAGTGCCACACTTAGCACTCTGTTCgatattttgtttctttccttcATGCATAGAATTGATGGCGAGAGACTGAAACGCTTTTTGGTGGAAATGTACACCACAGATAAGGAACTCAGCGGGTTGGTaacgaaaataatttttaggAGTAACTTACGAGAGGAATGCTTCCGCAATGTTTgttttttgaattattttttgggAAGGAGGGAGTCGCTGGATGTTCTGCATCTCGATTTGGGTAGCTTGCTGGTCGGGCTGCAGATCGGCTTGGCTGACGTGTGCGCATTTTACCTCAGGGGGTTCATGAG GAGAGTAATTTCGGAGAAGGAGAGTACCAAGAGAAGGGTGCCTGTACGTGGAAAGGAGTCCAGGTGTTTGGAGTGGAGAGCACCatcgggggagaagcaacatGGTTACCGTTGTGACTACTGCGAGAGGGGTGCCTTTTCGGACGGCGCGCCCGCGGCGGGGAAGAAGACCAAGACCCGCACATGGGGTTCCCTCAACGtagagggggaggaagcgatatcgaagggggaggaagcgatatcgaagggggaggaagtgatatcgaagggggaggaagtgaTATCCAAGTGGGAGGACGTCAAATGGAGCGGAAACGCCGAGGAGGTGATGCAGAAGTACCACCTGATAACAGTTGAAGATGGTACAAGTATGCCCCCCTTTAAGGGCATGAAGAAATGCTCATCGTCGATCTGTGTGAAAGCGAACCAGAAGGAGCGTGCAGTGATGGCAACGAAGTTAGAGAgtgtaaaaataagagaGAATAATTCAATAGGAGATAATGACCCGTTGTTTAGTGAAAGAACAGCACAGCATATTTTGTGCGTCCTCTATGAGCAGAGGAGGATGCGAGACGTTCCGCTTGGCAGCGTATTCGCCAGGATCGATGGGAGCATATTTGGTGAGTGCGCATTTGATGGGAGCACAGTTGATGGGAGCGTAGTTGATGGGAACGCATTTGATGGGAACACATTTGATGGGAACGCATTTGATGGGAACGCATTTGATGGGCGcgtggggggaggaaggaCAAAGGAGAGGCTACGAGACGAGAGGACCCCCCGGTGTGCGACAAAAGAACGCATCCGAGAACGGTACGCAAATATCCTAAGTGGTGTGCTGaagtggaacaaaaaaaacattgcctataataaaaggaaagaggAGGGAAAGCAAAAGGCATCTCTtaagaggagaagaaacaaGTACACAAATATTATCATAGATGTGTATCCTTtgatttttctctccctggCCAAGCTACTTAAAGGAACCATATGCATTAACGATGATGTGAAGGACAAGTGCTTCGATGTAAAGAATGAGGAGCTTCCCGTCCAGCTGCAGATCTCTGTGGagttaaataaaaacgaagagGCGCTAAAAATTCACCAAACGGAAATGAAGTCTTTCGAGAGGTCCAAATGGCAGTACTCCTTTGTTAGGAGGTGTCCCTGTGGTGGGATTCCATCTCGTGAAGCCGCACGTTTTGAGGCCCCACCTGGTGATGCCCCACCCCATGCTCGCTCCGTAAGGGCAACGGACCCCAGGCCACCGCAACACCCCCTGGGAAGAACCACCTGCAGCCTAAACCTAGCAATCAAACTTTTATACAGAGAAATCAAAACggactttttcattttgagtGAGTACTATGACGAGAAGGTACACCTCTACCGGACGCTACTAATTCTGTTGGTGTTGAAGTATCTGTCGAGTGGCCTGAACTTATCCTCCTTTCGAAGGAGgttcgttcttttttttactcagaGATTGTTTCGCTTGCTATGTTTCCGAGTGATGTGTTTGTTTTTGTCCGATGTGCATCTGAGCAAGCTGACTAGTGAGGTGCTCGTCGTGGATGACAATTTCCTCGTGAAGAGCTACCAGGCGAAGCGGCAAAAGAGGAGGTGCCAAAGGCAGGGGCGTCACGTGGAGGGGTGCCAAAGGCAGAGGTGTCACGTGGAGGGGTGCCAAAGGCAGGGGTGTCACGTGGAGGGGTGCCAAAGGCAGAGGTGTCACGTGGAGGGTGCGCAACTCTCGCCACGCCGGAGTCGACTCTTCAAGAAGAAGTCCTACAACAGGTATAAGAGGTACGCGGAGAACTTTCTCTTCAACGTGGAGTTTGTGCGCGACGGGGAGGTGGGCGGAGAGGAAGTAAGCGGAGCGAAGGTGGGCGGATCGAAGGTAGGCAGCATGGAGATAGACGGAGCGGCGGTGGGCGGAGCGAAGGCGGGCGGATCGAGGAGGCGCACCGTGTACAAGCCGTTCGTCCCGTTCGGAAGCCTCGTGATGACGAAGAGGGAGATCCTAAAGCTGAAGTTGCAACGCAGggaggacataaaaaaggataaccTTTACATAAATAAGCACATATTGAAGGGAAAGTCGAAAAGTAAAAGCAAAGGAGGACCAGAAATGGGGAACCAAGTGCCAAGTGAGGAGAAGAACTCCGTCCAGCTGTCGATCGGGTCAATAATTCTCCTTATGAACACCCTCCGAAACAACAGCAACTACTCTAGCaacatcaatttttatttaagtCTATTAATAGACaaatttttggagaaaaaaaaatatatacatgtggaCGACCAGTATCTTGTGCATAGCTACCTGGTGAATCTACAGAACCCGTTGCAAAcaaatttcaaaaaggagCTCTTCTGCAtgagtgaaaaaaacagctggataaaaaggaaaattgaGCTGATTAACAGTGGGTACAAATTTATTACCTCCTCATCTaggttccccatttttgaatttattttctacgAGTCGCTAAAGGTTTATTTGACTTTTCTGCACAAAAATGCATTAGGAGCGTTGGTTTGTAAAATGTCCAGATTTAACAGCATGTATGCAgggatgaataaaaatttgcgtTTCGGGATGAAGATTAACCACCTGTTGTGTTGTAAGTTGAATACGTTGCTCATTGAGGAGCACTTAAATATGCGTTTGAATAAATATCGTTCGAGTGTGACCTCTATCCTTTCTGcttgcaaatttttgttcatctcCATGTTGGATGAGAGTGAGCATTGCGACTTGGCTGTTCCCCTCTCTGCGGGGCGCCCCCGGCATGGGCAAACCCAACGGGTGGAAGAAGCGGGCCAGTTGCGCGATAAGGAGCAGATGAGCGAAGCGGGGCAGATGAGCGAAGCGGGGCAGATGAGCGTAACGGGGCAGATGAGCGCAACGGAACAGCTGGACAAAACGGGGCAGATGCGCCGAGTGTGCTTTTCCGCCGGGGGGGATGACCCCATGCTAGGCAGGCACATGCTGATCGGTGGGGAGCAAGCCGAACGGCAAGGACTCGAAGGGGGAGACGCGTATCACATGCGGGTAGGGCAGAGTAATCCCAGGGGTGGCGGTTCGCATGGGGAAGGGCCAAACGTAGCAAATGTGAGAAGCGTGACAAACGTGAGGAGTGAGCCCTGTGTCGCCCCGCGGAAGTACAACCTGAACGAGAAAAGGTCCGGGAGACTGGTGGTTGGGAACTGCACTAGGGATTGTGTAAATACCGCCGTGGGAACCTTGCAGAGGGGTGAAGTGGGGAGATCAGCTGAGGACAACAGTAGGGGGTGGACCCAGGGGGAGGAGCTAATCACCCCCCATTGGTGCAACTCCTACCGCGCCTCCCATGTAACAATCGAACGCTGCACCAAGTATCGAATTGAGCATTACTATAAGGACGAAGGAGCAAACGTCcctatcaaaaaaaaaggagccatCTATATGAAACCAAACGACGTGAACAAGCTAATCAATTCCTTCCAGCTAATGAACAGAACCATTTTGGACTGCACCGATTTTATTTACGAGTTATACTTTGCCGGTGATAGAGATTCTTTTCCACAggaggagaaagagaaaCGGAACAGACACATCTACACATGGTTTGAGAGTTGCCTAAATGTGTTGACTTTCGAAAAATGGGTCGTCCATCAGCTTTACAACAAATTTGATAACGTTTCCTGCATCTATATgttgaaggagaaaaagataTTGGCTAGCCACGTGGTTAGAATCGATTCGCAGATCCTGCGCGACATTGCCAGGATGCAGAATTACTTTGAGGATCGGTTCGATGAGGTGAAGAAGGCTTGTTATTGTCGTGCGGATCGGGCAGGGAAGCATGAAGAGAGTGAACCCATATGCACAGAAAATGGCGCATCTAAGTTAGATGCACTGAGGGGACAAGAACCAAATGGTGCAGATGTGGCCGGACAGCTTTGTGGCAACGCGGAGGAGCTAGCCAAGCCTGATGAGCTAGCCAAACCTGGCGAGGTAGCCAAACCTGAAGAGCTCATTGAGGACTATGATGAGTTAAACTCTTTTATCGACTTTGGGGAGGACAGATCGTCCGGTATGCTGCTACAAGGAATGAATGCGCGGGCCCTGCAGGGCCAAGTCGGCGAGGATGTTCAACGACTGAATGAGTACAAGGTGGACGAAGGGTGGCTCACCTACATCCGATCGTTGATTTGA